One genomic region from Ascaphus truei isolate aAscTru1 chromosome 20 unlocalized genomic scaffold, aAscTru1.hap1 SUPER_20_unloc_5, whole genome shotgun sequence encodes:
- the LOC142474749 gene encoding E3 ubiquitin/ISG15 ligase TRIM25-like codes for MASAGLREELTCPICLSTYTQPVMLRCGHNFCQGCIGSVWDSQGGSGLYTCPECRAEFQERPALQRNLKLCNIAERFLSTQPEQEEAVIFCTYCVTSSVPAAKTCLHCDASLCDIHLERHSKSEEHVLSEPTTSLKTRKCPVHKEILKYYCTEDAACICVSCCMFGEHRGHQVESLNEASEKKKEKLRHVLEKLTSVREETEKRAQSLQERRRDAQEKAAGETARVTALIRDIREQLEVLEKRVLSEITRWEEQVSLRVSDLIQQLEIKKDELSRKMLHIQELSNITDPLTVLQGRESDNADLCDAEEGGNEDRERGGNKVPAVGDLYEVLMSVNFQRLTDIVTDLKAKSGFCVQGDSGILLDVNTAANNVSVSGDLKTASWSGRNLLRRNTPERFENNQVLSSRSFSSGQHYWEVEISYSGSREVGISYPSIVREGDQSYIGENKKSWCLYMQGNYHAVVHDTINTQIYPESRVQRLGIYLDYEAGRLSFYQLCDPVRHLHTVTATFTEPLHAAFWVWGNGWVRIRS; via the coding sequence ATGGCGTCTGCTGGTCTGAGAGAGGAGCTAACCTGCCCCATCTGCCTGAGCACTTATACCCAGCCTGTAATGCTGAGATGTGGGCATAACTTCTGCCAGGGCTGTATTGGGAGTGTGTGGGATTCCCAGGGGGGATCTGGGCTTTATACCTGTCCTGAATGCAGAGCAGAGTTTCAGGAGCGTCCtgcactgcagaggaacctgaAGCTGTGTAACATAGCGGAGCGTTTCCTTTCTACTCAGCCGGAGCAGGAGGAGGCTGTGATCTTCTGCACTTACTGTGTTACCTCCTCTGTACCCGCTGCTAAAACATGTCTGCATTGTGACGCCTCCCTGTGTGATATTCACCTAGAGAGACACAGCAAGTCAGAGGAACACGTCTTATCTGAGCCAACCACCTCCTTAAAGACCAGGAAATGCCCCGTCCACAAGGAGATCCTGAAGTATTACTGCACTGAGGATGctgcctgtatctgtgtgtcctgctgcatgtTTGGGGAGCACAGGGGACACCAGGTGGAGTCGCTGAATGAGGCCTctgagaagaagaaggagaaacTGAGACATGTTCTGGAGAAACTGACCTCAGTGAGAGAGGAGACTGAGAAAAGAGCCCAGAGTCTGCAGGAACGCAGGAGAGACGCGCAGGAAAAAGCAGCTGGGGAGACAGCCCGAGTCACTGCCCTGATTAGGGACATCAGGGAACAGCTGGAAGTCCTAGAGAAGCGAGTCCTGAGTGAGATCACCAGGTGGGAAGAGCAGGTTTCTCTCCGAGTCTCTGATCTAATCCAGCAGCTGGAAATAAAGAAGGACGAGCTGTCCAGGAAGATGCTTCACATTCAGGAGCTGAGCAACATCACTGATCCATTAACTGTCTTACAGGGACGGGAATCAGACAATGCTGACTTATGTGATGCTGAGGAGGGAGGTaatgaggacagagagagagggggtaataaGGTCCCTGCTGTAGGGGATTTGTATGAGGTTCTGATGTCAGTGAATTTCCAGCGATTAACTGATATTGTGACTGATCTAAAAGCAAAGAGCGGGTTCTGTGTGCAGGGGGATTCAGGCATATTACTGGATGTAAATACAGCGGCTAATAATGTATCTGTATCAGGTGACCTGAAAACTGCATCCTGGTCAGGAAGAAACCTGTTACGCCGAAATACACCAGAGAGATTTGAGAATAATCAGGTTTTAAGCAGCAGGAGTTTTTCCTCAGGACAACATTACTGGGAGGTGGAGATCAGTTACTCAGGGAGCAGGGAGGTAGGGATTTCCTATCCCAGTATAGTAAGGGAAGGAGATCAGTCCTACATAGGAGAGAATAAGAAGTCCTGGTGTTTGTACATGCAGGGTAATTATCATGCAGTGGTACATGACACAAtaaatacacagatatatcccgaGTCTCGCGTGCAGAGATTAGGAATATACCTGGACTATGAGGCTGGGCGGCTGTCCTTTTATCAGCTGTGTGACCCggtcagacacttacacaccgtCACTGCCACCTTCACTGAGCCTCTTCATGCTGCGTTCTGGGTATGGGGTAATGGCTGGGTCAGAATCAGGAGCTAG